In Clostridium omnivorum, the DNA window GAAGACTATTAAAAGTTTTCCACAAGTGGATAAAGCTAAGGTGGCATTAGTAATGCCTGAGGATAGCGTTTTTGTAAAGGATTCAACACCGGCCTCAGCCTCAGTAACACTTTTATTGAAATCAGGTCAAAAGTTAAATGAAGAACAGGTAAAATCTATTGTAGCTTTAGTATCCGGAAGTGTTAAAAATCTTCCTAAGGAAAATGTTCAAGTAATAGATAACAATATGACTTTACTCACAAAGGACTTATATAATAATGATAATATCGCTACTTCAAACACAGCAAATGAAAAACAACAGCAGATGAAAAAGGAATACGAGAAATATTTAGAAGATAAAGCTATGGCCGTGTTAGGCAAGGCTTATAAAGATAAAGTCGGAATAAAAATAAATGCAGATTTGAATTTTGATGCTAATAAAACTGTAAGTACAACTTATGATCCTAAAGGTACAGTAGTCAGTGAGCAAAAGAAGTATGATGCTAATCCAAATGGAACTAGTACTCAGACTTCTCAAAGTCCTGTTGATAATAATATGGTTAATGGGTCAGCCTCTACTACTACAAATGCAAATGGAACCATAGTTCACAGTGAAGAAATAAATAACTATCAAGTAGGATCTACACAGCAGGAAACTATTAAGGCTCCAGGGGATGTTAAAAGATTAACAGCTTCTGTTATTGTAGATGGAAATCTAGATGAAGCCACAAGAAGCTCAATTAAGAATTTAGTTTCTGCAGCAGTAGGCATTAATGATACTAGAGGTGACGTAGTTAGTGTTGAAGGACTAGCCTTCGATACAACAGCTCAGAATCAGCAGAAAAAAGATTTGCAAGCTTTACAGCAAGAGCAGGATAAGGAAAATAGAATGAAGATTTACACATACGCTGGGATTGGAGCTGGAATTTTACTGTTGGTAATTATAGCTGCAATAGCGTTAAGAAAGAAGAACAAAAAGGAAGCTCCAGAAGGAGAATTTGAAGATTTTGTTTCAGCTAAAGGTATAGATGTAGTTATTGGGGATGAAGAAAAGAAGGAAAAAATAGAATTTGAGCCTATAGATTTTGATAATGAAGCAATGGATGAAAAGAAGCATATTGAAAAGGAAATTAAGAAATATGCATCTGAAAAGCCAGAGCAAGTCGTAGATATCATCAAATCTTGGTTGGCAGAAGATGAGAGGTGATAGATAATGCCCAGAGAAGCAACTAAATTGACTGGGGTACAAAAGGCAGCTATTCTGTTCATAACTTTGGGTCCTGATGCAGCTGCAGCTATCATCAAGAAATTGCCTGAGTCAGAAATACAAAAAATAACCTATGAAATTGCTAATATATCACAAGTAAAATCAGAACAAAAGCAAGAGATATTGAATGAATTTATAGAAATAAACAAAGCAAGGGATTATATTCTTGAAGGTGGTCTAGATTATGCTAGAGATCTTTTGAGTAAGGCACTAGGACTTCAAAGAGCAAAAGATATTCTTGATATGGTGACTGAAGCTACTCAGCAGTATAGACCATTTGGAATAGCTAGAAAAGCTGATGCACATCAGCTTTTGAATATAATAACCAATGAGCATCCACAAACCATAGCACTTGTGCTTTGTTATCTTCAAACAGATAAGTCAGGTCAAATTTTATCAGCTTTACCAGATGATGTTCAAGCAGAGGTTGCTTATAGAATTGCAAATATGAGCAATATTTCACCTCAGGTTATTAAAGAAATTGAGAAGGTATTAGACAATAAGCTATCATCAGTAGTTAAGTCTGATATGAAGGTTATTGGTGGAGTAGATACTCTTGTAGATATACTGAACCAAGTAGATAGAACTACAGAAAAGAATATTACAGAGAGTCTAGAAAAGGAAAATGCAGAACTAGCAGAAAAAGTAAAACAATCTATGTTTGTATTCGAGGACATAATTACATTAGACGATGTTTCAATACAAAGAGTTTTAAGAGAAGTAGAAACAAAGGAATTGGCTCTGGCACTAAAGGGATGCTCAGAGGAAGTTGCCAATGCTATTTTTAGAAATCAATCTAAGAGAGCAGCAGCATCACTAAAGGAAGATATGGAATTCTTAGGTCCAGTAAGACTTATGGATGTTGAAAAATCTCAGCAAAAGATTGTTAGTATCATAAGAAGATTAGATGAAGCAGGAGAAATTGTAATTTCCAGAGGTGGAGAAGATGCAATCATCGTATAGAGTTATAAAAAATAACCACGTTCAAAGCTTAGGAAATAAAGAAATAAGCACAGAGTTTATAAAGGTTCAAGATAAAGAGGAAATAGAAGAAAATATAAAAAATAACTTTGAAAGCTATGAAACACTTGTTAACACAATGATGGAGAATGCAAGGAGAAAAAGTGATAAAATTCTTTCAAGTGCATATCAGGAAGCACAATTTGTGGAAAGTGACTCTAGGCTAAAAGCTGAACAAATAATGCAGGAGGCTTATAGCAAGGGTTACGAGGAAGGCAAAGCAAAAGGCTATGAAGAGGCCTACAATGATAACTTTCCGAAAGTTCAACAGCAGTGTCAGAGTATAAAACAGCAGGCCGAAGACATACTATTTGAAGCAAAAAAAACTTATGAACTTTATTTAGAGCAAAAGAAGCATGAAATTAAGGATTTTATTTTAGAAACGGTTGAAACCATCTTGAAGCAATCTATACAAAATGAGGATTCACTAGAAAAAATGATATATAGTGCACTTGAAGATACTAAAAATGCTAAGTGTTTTATTATCAAATGTCACAGCATGTATGTAGAAAATCTGAATAGTAAAAAGGACATTTGGAGAGAACAACTTGCTTTTAAAGGAGATATATTTGTGCTAAAAGATGATTCATTAGAACCAGGCTCTGCTGTAATTGACAAAGGTACAGGGAAAGTAGTAGTAAGTATTGAATATGCATTGGATAAATTAAAGGAGCTCCTTGAAGGGAATGAATAATAGTGATTGATATAGATTTCGGACAATTGAGAACTAAAATTTCTGAGAGCAATTTTAATTATGTAGAAGGAATAGTTAAGAAAGTTATTGGGCTTACTGTGGAAGTGGAAGGTATAAGGGCTTTTGTAGGAGAGGTATGCATTATATATAATGATAGAAATCATCCTATTTCCTGTGAGGTTGTTGGTTTTAAAGAAGATAATGTAATATTGATGCCGCTAGGAGAGCTTATAGGAATTGCTCCAGGGTGTAGAGTGGTACCACAAGGAAAACCCATGAGTATTCAATGTTCTGAACAGCTTTTTGGAAAGGTTTTAGATGGCCTTGGAAATCCAATGAGTGGCGAGGAGCTAAGAGGGGGAATACCTTACTCACTTGATACTCAGCCACCTGATCCGCTTAAGAGAAGGAGAATAAAAGAAATTTTACCTACTGGGGTTAAAGCTATAGATGGTTTTTTAACTTGTGGAGAAGGACAGAGAATAGGTATATTTGCTGGTAGTGGTGTTGGAAAAAGTACTACCCTGGGTATGATTGCAAGATATGCTGAAGCAGATGTTAATGTTATTGCTCTTATTGGTGAAAGAGGAAGAGAAGTTTTGGATTTTATAGAAAAAGACCTTGGGGAAGAAGGTATGAAAAAATCCATTGTAGTGTGTGCAACTTCAGATAAGCCAGCATTAGTAAGACTAAAAGGTGCCTTTACTGCTACAGCAATTGCTGAGTACTTTAGAGATCAAGGTAAAAAAGTGATACTAATGATGGATTCAGTCACAAGATTCGCAATGGCACAAAGAGAAGTTGGACTAGCTACCGGCGAGCCACCAGCTACAAAAGGATATACACCATCAGTATTTGCTATGCTGCCAAGACTTATGGAGAGGGCAGGAATGTCTAGTAAAGGATCCATAACTGCATTTTATACTGTACTTGTTGATGGTGATGATTTTAATGAGCCAATTGCTGATGCTGTTAGAGGTATTCTAGATGGACATATAGTGCTTTCCAGAGCATTGGCTGCAAAAAACCATTTCCCTGCAATAGACATTTTAAGTAGTATCAGTAGACTTATGTCAGAGGTTGCCACCGAGGAGCATAAACAGGTAGCTTCCTTTGCCAGGGATTTATTAGCCACTTATAAGGACTCAGAGGATTTGATTAACATAGGTGCTTATATTAAAGGAAGCAATAAAAAAGTTGATATGGCAATAGCTTATAACGATGAAATAGAAAAGTTCCTAAAGCAAGGAATGGAAGAACATGTCAGTTTTAATGAAGGCATTGAATCGTTAAAAAGTATTTTTATGAGTTAGGAAGTGATGTTCCTTGGAAGGGTATAAATTTAGATTACAAAAATTATTAGATATCAGGCTTGATAAAGAAGAAGAAAGCAAAAGAAATTTTAAGGAAGCACAAAGGAATAAAACTCTAACTGAACAAAAACTCTTAGATTTAAAGGAAAAACAAAATAAGTACACTTTAGGCAGTTCAAAAGAAACTATAGTAGAACAAAAAATAAGAAGGGCCTTTTTAGATTCAGTGATAAGGTCTATAGATGAAGTTTCCATAGATTTGAATAAAAAAAATCAAATACTTGAGGAAAAAAGAGTAGAGTTAAAGCAAAAACAGATTGAACGTAAAACAGTTGAAACATTAAAGGACAAGCAACTTAAGGCTTTTATTAAGGAGCAACAGCTCATTGAACAAAAGACTAATGATGAATTTGCCCTTTATGGTTTTATAAGAAATCATGAAGGGAGGTGATTATGTGAATGAGATAAGCTTTCAAAATAATATTACAAAAGTTTCAGGTGCTAAAGATGGTATACAGTCAAAAGATACTAAAAATGAAGGATCAAGTTTTAAAGGTATTTTAGATAAGGTTTCTTCTAGCACAGACTCGAAAGTAAAAAAGAACTTAGAAGGTCCTAAAAACACAATTGATGAAAGAAAAGCTGAATGTACGAATAATAATGGTACAAAAGTTGTCTATGATAATAAAGATAAGGCAACAAATAGTGATGAAAATGAAGCTATAAATGACAATAGAAATTTTATAAAATTATCCAGCAAAGAACTAGCTAAGCTTAAAGAAATCCTTGCCAAATTACAGGTTTCTTCTGATAGTCAAATTAGCATAGATGATAAGTCTGAACTTAATTTAGACCGAGTTATGCAGATTATTAAGGGAAATTTATATAAGTTAAATGATGTACTAAAAAATAAAAATTTATCTATGGCAATTGGAGATAATGTAGATTTGATTAATGAACTAAATGAAATGAAAAATCAAATTGAAAATCTAATAAGTGCTATTGATACAGCTACTGCTTTAGGTGATCAGTCAAGTAAAGAAGCAAAGGATATTTTAAATGCTGATTTGTCAGAACATTCAACTAATGCAGAAAAGAATGAAACTAATGATCCAAGTATAAAGGCTTCAGATACTGTACTAGCTCTTTGTGGCATGGCTTCAATTCTTTCAGAAATTGCTGCGTTAAAAGCAGAAAATAGTACAGAAGAATCAGTGAAAGAAATACAAGCATTAAATAAAGATATAACTACAATAGAAGAACTTATAAAAAGCAGTAACCAAATTGGCCCTGAAAATCAAAAGGATTATGAAGAGCTTGGAGCTGCTGCTAGTAAAGTAATATCAAATTCAAAATTAGGCGTTAAGATTGACCAATTTAGTATTTCCACATTACCTAATGCAAAGGAAGCTACTGATGAAATCGTAAATCTTATGTCTAGCAGTAAAGATGATATGAAAGTAGATTCTGATCTTGAAAAGCTAATTAATAAATTTATTGGACAAGCAGATAAATTGGAACAAAAGTTAGCTTTTACAAAAGATGCGAATATGAGTGTAGAACACAATACTATTGTAGACACAAAAGGCAAAATAAACTTTATTGTAAAAAAGAAGCTTTTAGATAGAGACTTTAAGATTGATGTTGAGAATACAAAAGTCATTCCTAGTAAGGGCAAGGCAGGTACATTAAGCAATGATGCAATTGAAAATTCAAAGC includes these proteins:
- the fliJ gene encoding flagellar export protein FliJ: MEGYKFRLQKLLDIRLDKEEESKRNFKEAQRNKTLTEQKLLDLKEKQNKYTLGSSKETIVEQKIRRAFLDSVIRSIDEVSIDLNKKNQILEEKRVELKQKQIERKTVETLKDKQLKAFIKEQQLIEQKTNDEFALYGFIRNHEGR
- a CDS encoding flagellar hook-length control protein FliK encodes the protein MNEISFQNNITKVSGAKDGIQSKDTKNEGSSFKGILDKVSSSTDSKVKKNLEGPKNTIDERKAECTNNNGTKVVYDNKDKATNSDENEAINDNRNFIKLSSKELAKLKEILAKLQVSSDSQISIDDKSELNLDRVMQIIKGNLYKLNDVLKNKNLSMAIGDNVDLINELNEMKNQIENLISAIDTATALGDQSSKEAKDILNADLSEHSTNAEKNETNDPSIKASDTVLALCGMASILSEIAALKAENSTEESVKEIQALNKDITTIEELIKSSNQIGPENQKDYEELGAAASKVISNSKLGVKIDQFSISTLPNAKEATDEIVNLMSSSKDDMKVDSDLEKLINKFIGQADKLEQKLAFTKDANMSVEHNTIVDTKGKINFIVKKKLLDRDFKIDVENTKVIPSKGKAGTLSNDAIENSKQTSNDVEKANRSLNTEEDKLLLKLSSDDTNSSKDDLSNKIARVTNLATSLQTEKNLSVENSEKLPVVNRQTFNEDLVKSLKYMELNDVKELTVKVVPKELGELFIKITREGEVVKAQITATNRDAYNALNSNLTEITNKLSEQNIKIHSFNVEIYNGDSSFLNQGSKNENGNSKGRRKNSVGNLEVEEVGNPEEITYDLNNLNALA
- the fliF gene encoding flagellar basal-body MS-ring/collar protein FliF encodes the protein MGKLSELFNSLKEKWLGISKGKKIASIVTLVGVITALIYLTVSLNSVKYSVLFSDLDAKDSKTIVDKLKEQKVTNVKIQGNSILVPSDQVDSLRLTLAPDISDGSSGWELFDNTSQFGITDAEMQVKYQRALQGELEKTIKSFPQVDKAKVALVMPEDSVFVKDSTPASASVTLLLKSGQKLNEEQVKSIVALVSGSVKNLPKENVQVIDNNMTLLTKDLYNNDNIATSNTANEKQQQMKKEYEKYLEDKAMAVLGKAYKDKVGIKINADLNFDANKTVSTTYDPKGTVVSEQKKYDANPNGTSTQTSQSPVDNNMVNGSASTTTNANGTIVHSEEINNYQVGSTQQETIKAPGDVKRLTASVIVDGNLDEATRSSIKNLVSAAVGINDTRGDVVSVEGLAFDTTAQNQQKKDLQALQQEQDKENRMKIYTYAGIGAGILLLVIIAAIALRKKNKKEAPEGEFEDFVSAKGIDVVIGDEEKKEKIEFEPIDFDNEAMDEKKHIEKEIKKYASEKPEQVVDIIKSWLAEDER
- a CDS encoding flagellar assembly protein FliH, whose amino-acid sequence is MQSSYRVIKNNHVQSLGNKEISTEFIKVQDKEEIEENIKNNFESYETLVNTMMENARRKSDKILSSAYQEAQFVESDSRLKAEQIMQEAYSKGYEEGKAKGYEEAYNDNFPKVQQQCQSIKQQAEDILFEAKKTYELYLEQKKHEIKDFILETVETILKQSIQNEDSLEKMIYSALEDTKNAKCFIIKCHSMYVENLNSKKDIWREQLAFKGDIFVLKDDSLEPGSAVIDKGTGKVVVSIEYALDKLKELLEGNE
- the fliI gene encoding flagellar protein export ATPase FliI, producing MIVIDIDFGQLRTKISESNFNYVEGIVKKVIGLTVEVEGIRAFVGEVCIIYNDRNHPISCEVVGFKEDNVILMPLGELIGIAPGCRVVPQGKPMSIQCSEQLFGKVLDGLGNPMSGEELRGGIPYSLDTQPPDPLKRRRIKEILPTGVKAIDGFLTCGEGQRIGIFAGSGVGKSTTLGMIARYAEADVNVIALIGERGREVLDFIEKDLGEEGMKKSIVVCATSDKPALVRLKGAFTATAIAEYFRDQGKKVILMMDSVTRFAMAQREVGLATGEPPATKGYTPSVFAMLPRLMERAGMSSKGSITAFYTVLVDGDDFNEPIADAVRGILDGHIVLSRALAAKNHFPAIDILSSISRLMSEVATEEHKQVASFARDLLATYKDSEDLINIGAYIKGSNKKVDMAIAYNDEIEKFLKQGMEEHVSFNEGIESLKSIFMS
- the fliG gene encoding flagellar motor switch protein FliG, coding for MPREATKLTGVQKAAILFITLGPDAAAAIIKKLPESEIQKITYEIANISQVKSEQKQEILNEFIEINKARDYILEGGLDYARDLLSKALGLQRAKDILDMVTEATQQYRPFGIARKADAHQLLNIITNEHPQTIALVLCYLQTDKSGQILSALPDDVQAEVAYRIANMSNISPQVIKEIEKVLDNKLSSVVKSDMKVIGGVDTLVDILNQVDRTTEKNITESLEKENAELAEKVKQSMFVFEDIITLDDVSIQRVLREVETKELALALKGCSEEVANAIFRNQSKRAAASLKEDMEFLGPVRLMDVEKSQQKIVSIIRRLDEAGEIVISRGGEDAIIV